ATTTTTGTACCTAATATTACTGACTTATTCAGTATTCTTTAATGTATCATTTTTGTCGCAGGAGGCACGTGACATTTTTTTGCTACTGCAATACACAGTACATAGTGTTTAGGAGAGcccaaacaaaggagaaaaaagtattcaaaatacACAATTCCTGTATGCGTTAATTTGCAACAGGAGTCCATTTCAGCAGTAGGACAAATATATCTCAGTCCTGACAtttccatattgatttttaaatgggtAGCATGCTCGCATGttccatagttttgttttgttttcttacccTACCATTCACttgtcatttcaaaatataatttgaagCTTACTGCCTGAAAGCACTTGCCtattatgtgtttaaaaatcaACCCAATTACTTCAGGTTTACTTCCAGCCTCGAAGATGGAGTTCCATGATCAACAGGAGTTGACTCCCTCTCCAGCTGAGCCATTAGACAAGAAGGACAAGGAGTCAGAGAAACAAAGTAAGCCTGGTGAAGACCTTAAACATGCTGCCTTAGTTTCTCAGCCTGAGACAACTAAAATTTCTCCTGACAAAAAGGACATGCAAggcccagaagaagaaaaaacacctCTCACTCTGTTTGGGCATACTTTTGGTGCCGGGCTCGAAGACACGAAACAGAAGACAGAACCAAGCCTCGTGGTGCCTGGAATTGGCCTCTCTGCAGAGCCCCCagctccaaaagagcaaaaggacTGGTTCATCGAAATGCCAATGGAAGCCAAAAAGGACGAGTGGGGTTTAGCTGCTCCCATCTCGCCTGGCCCCCTCACCCCCATGAAGGGAAAAGATGTCCTCGAGGATATCCCCAGATGGGAAGGGAAACAGTTTGATTCTCCCATGCCCAGTCCCTTTCAGGCTGGCAGCTTCACTCTTCCTTTAGATGTCATGAAGAATGAAATCGTTGCAGAAGCATCGCCCTTTGCCCCTGCCCTATTACAACCCGATGACAAAAAATCTCTGGAAGAAACCAGTGGCCCAGCAACTGCCAAAGATAGTTCTAAAGCTCAAGAGCCCCACAAGGACAAACCTGACAAAATGGCAGAAGCACCAGCCCCAGAGGCAATCACCTTACCCAAAGACACCCACATTCCAACCATGGAAGAATTTGTCCCAGGGACAGTtttaggagaggagaaaggggcgATGAAGCTCGAGAGTGCACAGAAAAAAGAGGAGGATGCAGGGCTCCCTGAAAAGGAATCTGTGCTGAAGcttgaagaaaaaataaccatTTCTGACAAAGAAGCCATGCCGAAGGAGAGTGAGCCCCCGAAACTGACAGATGGAGAAACGAGCATTATTCAGCCCTGCATGGAGCACACCCtctcaaaagaagaagagaaaggccaCGAGCCTACCACAGAGCCATTAAAACAGGACTCATTCCCTGTCAGTTTGGAGCAAGCAGCAACAGACTCAGCTGTGACCTCTAAGACACCAGAGAAAGTCACGACCGCACCGGCTGCAGTACATGAAAAGAGTGCAGCCCAGGAcctttttgaagaaaaagttgCAGACAAAGATATTAAGCTGGAAGGGGTTGGGGCTGCAGCCACAGCCGAGCTCGACATGCCGTTTTATGAAGATAAGTCGGGAATGTCTAAGTATTTTGAAACATCTGCCTTAAAAGATGAAGTGACAAAAAGCATCCAGCCAGGCAGTGATTACTATGAACTAAGTGACACCAGAGAAAGCGTCCCAGAGTCTTTCGAGACCGTATCTCCCGTGTGTAAAAACGGAGACAAGGGACTGCAGGCGGGTAAAGAACCCCAGCCCAGTCCCCCAGCACAAGAGACAGGGTACAGCACTCTTGCACAGAGTTATCCGTCTGATTTGCCTGAAGAACCCAGTTCTCCTCAAGAAAGAATGTTTACTATCGATCCAAAAGTGTATGGGGAGAAGCGGGACCTCCACAGTAAGAATAAGGACGACCTGACGCTGAGCAGGAGTTTAGGACTCGGTGGCAGGTCTGCAATAGAACAACGGAGCATGTCCATCAATTTGCCCATGTCTTGCCTGGATTCCATAGCTCTTGGATTTAACTTTGGTCGGGGACATGATCTCTCTCCTCTGGCTTCGGATATTCTAACCAACACCAGTGGAAGCATGGACGAAGGGGATGATTACCTTCCAGCCACAACACCTGCCCTGGAGAAAGCCCCCTGTTTCCCTGTGGAAAGCAAAGAGGAAGAACAGTCAGAGGGGGAAAAAGCTGCTGGGCAGCAAACTACTCAAGTTGAGACCTGTGAGTCACCTTTCTCAGCCAAAGATTATTACAAAAATGGTACTGTCATGGCGCCTGACCTGCCTGAAATGCTAGACCTGGCAGGCACAAGGTCAAGATTAGCTTCCGTGAGCACAGATGCTGAGGTGGCCAGGAGGAAGTCAGTCCCGTCGGAGACTGTGGTTGAGGCAAGTGTTACTGGCTTGCCCCCTGTCACCGATGAAAACCATGTCATCGTAAAAACAGATAGTCAGCTTGAAGACCTGGGTTACtgtgtgttcaataaatacacaGTCCCACTCCCCTCACCCGTTCAAGACAGTGAGAATTTGTCAGGGGAGAGTGGCTCCTTTTATGAAGGCACTGATGATAAAATGCGAAGAGATCTAGCCACAGACCTTTCCTTGATTGAGGTAAAACTGGCAGCTGCCGGAAGAGTCAAAGATGAGTTCGGTGCTGAGAAAGAAGTGTCCCCGCATATCTCTGGTGACAAATCGGGACTGGGTACGGAGTTCGATCAAGAGGGGAAAGCTAATGATAAGCTGGATACTGTATTCGAAAAGAGCAAAGAACATGCTGATGCGAAAGAACACGCCAAGGCGACAGAAGAGGCCAGTGATCAAGTTGAAACATTTGGATTAGGGGTGACCTACGAGCACGCTTCGACCAAAGAACCGGCCGTATCAAAAGACGCGTCCCCTCCCGCGGCAGAGAAAGCCGAGAAAGGTCTTAGTTCAGTGCCAGAAGTAGCTGAGGTTGAACCGTCCAAAAAAGCTGAACCAGAACTGGATTCTGTTGCAAAGAAAGCTGACCAGGGTCCATTAGATGTGAAAATCAGTGACTTTGGACAGATGGCGGCAGGGCTGACTGTCGATGCCGGAAAGGCAACAGAGCTTAAGCTCGAGGCTGCACAAGATCTCATCCCCTTATCTCCAGCACCTCAGGAGGCAGATGCATTTATGAGTGTTGAGTCTGGCCACATAAAAGAAGGCGTTAAGGTCAGTGAGACGGAAATCAAGGAGAAGGTGGCCAAGCCTGACCTGGTGCACCAGGAGGCTGTAGACAAGGAAGAGTCCTACGAGTCCAGCGGTGAGCATGAGAGCCTCACCATGGAGTCCTTGAAAGCCGATGAGGGCAAAAAGGAAACCTCCCCAGAGTCCTCTCTCATTCAAGATGAGATTGCCATCAAATTGTCGGTAGAGATTCCCTGCGCACCCGCTGTTTCGGAGGCTGATTTAGTCCCAGATGAGAGAGCTGATGTCCAAATGGAATTCATTCAGCAGCcggaagaagaaagcaaagagacCCCAGATATCTCGGTCACGCCGTCCGGCGTCGCAGAGCCCTTACCAGAAGCCACCGGGGCTGCACCCGCGGAGGCCCAGAGCGAGGAAGAAGAGATAGAAGCCCGGGGAGAATATGATAAACTGCTCTTCCGCTCAGACACCCTTCAGATTACCGACCTGGGCGTCCCAGGTGTCAGGGAGGAATTCGTGGAGACCTGTCCCGGTGAGCACAAAGGCGTGATTGAGTCCGTTGTGACCATCGAGGATGACTTTATCACTGTGGTGCAAACCACGACGGATGAAGGGGAGTCGGGTTCGCACAGCGTGCGTTTTGCAGCCCTGGAGCAGCCTGAGGTGGAGAGGAGACCATCCCCCCGTGCCGAAGAAGAGCTCGAAGTAGAAGAGGCAGCCGAAGCCCAGGCGGAACCCAAGGAGGGCTCCCCGGAGGCTCCAGCTTCCCCTGAGAGAGAAGAGGTTGCCCTCTCGGAGTATAAGACGGAAACCTATGACGATTACAAAGACGAGACCACCATTGATGACTCCATCATGGATGCTGACAGCCTCTGGGTGGACACTCAAggtgtgcattttttaaaattttctacttcCAAATAAAATCCAATAACCTaatggatttctttcttgttttaaacatatttaaatgtctcttttatctctattttgcattttgttaaatatatgaaGGATTTGGTACATTTGTTACTAATGTTTtcgctgttgttgttgttgttgttgttgttgttgtcatggTTTGCTTTGATCCGCAGATGATGATAGGAGCATCATGACAGAACAGTTAGAAACTATTCCTAAAGAGGAGAAAGCTGAAAAGGAAGCTCGGAGACCATCTCTCGagaaacatagaaaagaaaagccttttaAAACCGGGAGAGGCAGAATTTCCACTCCTGAAAGAAAAATAGCTAAAAAGGAACCTAGCACAGTCTCCAGAGATgaagtgagaaggaaaaaaggttCATTTCaccataacttctttaaaaatgtttttgaattcaTTATTACTCTTTTGTAGAAGAAACTTCCTAACAGCGGTAACTAATTATTTATGAAATTCCGTTCGGTTTGGCtccaagtatttattttctcctgaTGGTatgcttttttgtgttttctttattcgTAGCAGTTTATAAGAAGGCTGAACTTGCTAAAAAAACAGAAGTTCAGGCCCACTCTCCCTCcaggaaattcattttaaaacctGCTATCAAATATACTAGACCAACTCATCTCTCCTGTGTTAAGCGGAAAACCACAGGTGACTCTTCAGTTCTGCAATGTGGCTGGCAAACatagacatgttttttttttttttatctcattccTGTAGCAGCTTCTTCATCTTGTTTTCCTTCCAAGAATCTTAGCAGTCATGAACAATTTTGCTATTAAATGTCTTgtatcattattcttttttttttttttccctccctgcagAAGAGGTCATGACCATCTGTTTCTTTGTCATGCTCAGACTTAGCAGTGATTTTATCTTGGCATTGTGCTCTAGTGTCACATTCTGGGGATTCCTCTTTTCATTCTGTGTGTTTGGTTAGACGATGACGATGAATATAACCGTGGTATGCATTctcattattttgcttatttatctctCTCATGCTTAAACCCATActatatttgtccttttttctacATGGTTACTGCCAAATCTGTTACTGATGTTGATGAATTTGCCAAGAATGGGTAGTGATTTCAAGATTGAAAGTGAAAAGCAAATCTGGGGTAAAATTGTGATTGCAAAATTACTTTGCttcagatgaaaggaaaaaaaaaagatgaaattgccTGCTCATCCCGTTAGATTTTATTCCTCATATCCAAAATTAGCAAGGCTTTCAATTCACTGTACTACGTCTCCTCACTGACAATTTGTCATTGGGATTTTCTTAAATGTGTTGGATTCAAACTGctaatttttctatataatttaatattcagAATTCCCAGATAAATCTCCTTCCCCCGGAATTTCTTAGAACTTAGGTGTATTTCTTTGTTGCcatcttcttatttttctgtcttcttcaaatatacttgtttttaatttcttaaaaaagtgGTGAAATGAAGGAGTGAAACTTATTACAAATCACAATAAAAGCTCATACAAATATCTATA
Above is a genomic segment from Lutra lutra chromosome 3, mLutLut1.2, whole genome shotgun sequence containing:
- the MAP2 gene encoding microtubule-associated protein 2 isoform X6, giving the protein MADDRKDEAKAPHWTSAQLTEASAHPHPPEIKDQGGAGEGLVRSANGFPYREDEEGAFGEHGSQSTYSDTKENGINGELTSADRETAEEVSARIVQVVTAEAVAVLKGEQEREAQQKDQPAALPLAAEETANLPPSPPPSPASEQTITVEEGLLPASKMEFHDQQELTPSPAEPLDKKDKESEKQSKPGEDLKHAALVSQPETTKISPDKKDMQGPEEEKTPLTLFGHTFGAGLEDTKQKTEPSLVVPGIGLSAEPPAPKEQKDWFIEMPMEAKKDEWGLAAPISPGPLTPMKGKDVLEDIPRWEGKQFDSPMPSPFQAGSFTLPLDVMKNEIVAEASPFAPALLQPDDKKSLEETSGPATAKDSSKAQEPHKDKPDKMAEAPAPEAITLPKDTHIPTMEEFVPGTVLGEEKGAMKLESAQKKEEDAGLPEKESVLKLEEKITISDKEAMPKESEPPKLTDGETSIIQPCMEHTLSKEEEKGHEPTTEPLKQDSFPVSLEQAATDSAVTSKTPEKVTTAPAAVHEKSAAQDLFEEKVADKDIKLEGVGAAATAELDMPFYEDKSGMSKYFETSALKDEVTKSIQPGSDYYELSDTRESVPESFETVSPVCKNGDKGLQAGKEPQPSPPAQETGYSTLAQSYPSDLPEEPSSPQERMFTIDPKVYGEKRDLHSKNKDDLTLSRSLGLGGRSAIEQRSMSINLPMSCLDSIALGFNFGRGHDLSPLASDILTNTSGSMDEGDDYLPATTPALEKAPCFPVESKEEEQSEGEKAAGQQTTQVETCESPFSAKDYYKNGTVMAPDLPEMLDLAGTRSRLASVSTDAEVARRKSVPSETVVEASVTGLPPVTDENHVIVKTDSQLEDLGYCVFNKYTVPLPSPVQDSENLSGESGSFYEGTDDKMRRDLATDLSLIEVKLAAAGRVKDEFGAEKEVSPHISGDKSGLGTEFDQEGKANDKLDTVFEKSKEHADAKEHAKATEEASDQVETFGLGVTYEHASTKEPAVSKDASPPAAEKAEKGLSSVPEVAEVEPSKKAEPELDSVAKKADQGPLDVKISDFGQMAAGLTVDAGKATELKLEAAQDLIPLSPAPQEADAFMSVESGHIKEGVKVSETEIKEKVAKPDLVHQEAVDKEESYESSGEHESLTMESLKADEGKKETSPESSLIQDEIAIKLSVEIPCAPAVSEADLVPDERADVQMEFIQQPEEESKETPDISVTPSGVAEPLPEATGAAPAEAQSEEEEIEARGEYDKLLFRSDTLQITDLGVPGVREEFVETCPGEHKGVIESVVTIEDDFITVVQTTTDEGESGSHSVRFAALEQPEVERRPSPRAEEELEVEEAAEAQAEPKEGSPEAPASPEREEVALSEYKTETYDDYKDETTIDDSIMDADSLWVDTQDDDRSIMTEQLETIPKEEKAEKEARRPSLEKHRKEKPFKTGRGRISTPERKIAKKEPSTVSRDEVRRKKAVYKKAELAKKTEVQAHSPSRKFILKPAIKYTRPTHLSCVKRKTTATGGESTQASSVFKQAKDKVSNSTLSKIPALQGSSKSPRSSSACLSTSQRASLSDSFSIQSTSAGSTDRLPYSESGNKDGVTKSPEKRSSLPRPSSILPPRRGVSGDRDENSFSLNSSISSSARRTTRSEPIRRAGKSGTSTPTTPGSTAITPGTPPSYSSRTPGTPGTPSYPRTPHTPGTPKSAILVPSEKKVAIIRTPPKSPATPKQLRLINQPLPDLKNVKSKIGSTDNIKYQPKGGQVQIVTKKIDLSHVTSKCGSLKNIRHRPGGGRVKIESVKLDFKEKAQAKVGSLDNAHHVPGGGNVKIDSQKLNFREHAKARVDHGAEIITQSPGRSSVASPRRLSNVSSSGSINLLESPQLATLAEDVTAALAKQGL
- the MAP2 gene encoding microtubule-associated protein 2 isoform X4, giving the protein MADDRKDEAKAPHWTSAQLTEASAHPHPPEIKDQGGAGEGLVRSANGFPYREDEEGAFGEHGSQSTYSDTKENGINGELTSADRETAEEVSARIVQVVTAEAVAVLKGEQEREAQQKDQPAALPLAAEETANLPPSPPPSPASEQTITVEEGLLPASKMEFHDQQELTPSPAEPLDKKDKESEKQSKPGEDLKHAALVSQPETTKISPDKKDMQGPEEEKTPLTLFGHTFGAGLEDTKQKTEPSLVVPGIGLSAEPPAPKEQKDWFIEMPMEAKKDEWGLAAPISPGPLTPMKGKDVLEDIPRWEGKQFDSPMPSPFQAGSFTLPLDVMKNEIVAEASPFAPALLQPDDKKSLEETSGPATAKDSSKAQEPHKDKPDKMAEAPAPEAITLPKDTHIPTMEEFVPGTVLGEEKGAMKLESAQKKEEDAGLPEKESVLKLEEKITISDKEAMPKESEPPKLTDGETSIIQPCMEHTLSKEEEKGHEPTTEPLKQDSFPVSLEQAATDSAVTSKTPEKVTTAPAAVHEKSAAQDLFEEKVADKDIKLEGVGAAATAELDMPFYEDKSGMSKYFETSALKDEVTKSIQPGSDYYELSDTRESVPESFETVSPVCKNGDKGLQAGKEPQPSPPAQETGYSTLAQSYPSDLPEEPSSPQERMFTIDPKVYGEKRDLHSKNKDDLTLSRSLGLGGRSAIEQRSMSINLPMSCLDSIALGFNFGRGHDLSPLASDILTNTSGSMDEGDDYLPATTPALEKAPCFPVESKEEEQSEGEKAAGQQTTQVETCESPFSAKDYYKNGTVMAPDLPEMLDLAGTRSRLASVSTDAEVARRKSVPSETVVEASVTGLPPVTDENHVIVKTDSQLEDLGYCVFNKYTVPLPSPVQDSENLSGESGSFYEGTDDKMRRDLATDLSLIEVKLAAAGRVKDEFGAEKEVSPHISGDKSGLGTEFDQEGKANDKLDTVFEKSKEHADAKEHAKATEEASDQVETFGLGVTYEHASTKEPAVSKDASPPAAEKAEKGLSSVPEVAEVEPSKKAEPELDSVAKKADQGPLDVKISDFGQMAAGLTVDAGKATELKLEAAQDLIPLSPAPQEADAFMSVESGHIKEGVKVSETEIKEKVAKPDLVHQEAVDKEESYESSGEHESLTMESLKADEGKKETSPESSLIQDEIAIKLSVEIPCAPAVSEADLVPDERADVQMEFIQQPEEESKETPDISVTPSGVAEPLPEATGAAPAEAQSEEEEIEARGEYDKLLFRSDTLQITDLGVPGVREEFVETCPGEHKGVIESVVTIEDDFITVVQTTTDEGESGSHSVRFAALEQPEVERRPSPRAEEELEVEEAAEAQAEPKEGSPEAPASPEREEVALSEYKTETYDDYKDETTIDDSIMDADSLWVDTQDDDRSIMTEQLETIPKEEKAEKEARRPSLEKHRKEKPFKTGRGRISTPERKIAKKEPSTVSRDEVRRKKAVYKKAELAKKTEVQAHSPSRKFILKPAIKYTRPTHLSCVKRKTTGGESTQASSVFKQAKDKVSNSTLSKIPALQGSSKSPRSSSACLSTSQRASLSDSFSIQSTSAGSTDRLPYSESGNKDGVTKSPEKRSSLPRPSSILPPRRGVSGDRDENSFSLNSSISSSARRTTRSEPIRRAGKSGTSTPTTPGSTAITPGTPPSYSSRTPGTPGTPSYPRTPHTPGTPKSAILVPSEKKVAIIRTPPKSPATPKQLRLINQPLPDLKNVKSKIGSTDNIKYQPKGGQVRILSKKIDFSKVQSRCGSKDNIKHSAGGGNVQIVTKKIDLSHVTSKCGSLKNIRHRPGGGRVKIESVKLDFKEKAQAKVGSLDNAHHVPGGGNVKIDSQKLNFREHAKARVDHGAEIITQSPGRSSVASPRRLSNVSSSGSINLLESPQLATLAEDVTAALAKQGL
- the MAP2 gene encoding microtubule-associated protein 2 isoform X3 yields the protein MADDRKDEAKAPHWTSAQLTEASAHPHPPEIKDQGGAGEGLVRSANGFPYREDEEGAFGEHGSQSTYSDTKENGINGELTSADRETAEVSARIVQVVTAEAVAVLKGEQEREAQQKDQPAALPLAAEETANLPPSPPPSPASEQTITVEEGLLPASKMEFHDQQELTPSPAEPLDKKDKESEKQSKPGEDLKHAALVSQPETTKISPDKKDMQGPEEEKTPLTLFGHTFGAGLEDTKQKTEPSLVVPGIGLSAEPPAPKEQKDWFIEMPMEAKKDEWGLAAPISPGPLTPMKGKDVLEDIPRWEGKQFDSPMPSPFQAGSFTLPLDVMKNEIVAEASPFAPALLQPDDKKSLEETSGPATAKDSSKAQEPHKDKPDKMAEAPAPEAITLPKDTHIPTMEEFVPGTVLGEEKGAMKLESAQKKEEDAGLPEKESVLKLEEKITISDKEAMPKESEPPKLTDGETSIIQPCMEHTLSKEEEKGHEPTTEPLKQDSFPVSLEQAATDSAVTSKTPEKVTTAPAAVHEKSAAQDLFEEKVADKDIKLEGVGAAATAELDMPFYEDKSGMSKYFETSALKDEVTKSIQPGSDYYELSDTRESVPESFETVSPVCKNGDKGLQAGKEPQPSPPAQETGYSTLAQSYPSDLPEEPSSPQERMFTIDPKVYGEKRDLHSKNKDDLTLSRSLGLGGRSAIEQRSMSINLPMSCLDSIALGFNFGRGHDLSPLASDILTNTSGSMDEGDDYLPATTPALEKAPCFPVESKEEEQSEGEKAAGQQTTQVETCESPFSAKDYYKNGTVMAPDLPEMLDLAGTRSRLASVSTDAEVARRKSVPSETVVEASVTGLPPVTDENHVIVKTDSQLEDLGYCVFNKYTVPLPSPVQDSENLSGESGSFYEGTDDKMRRDLATDLSLIEVKLAAAGRVKDEFGAEKEVSPHISGDKSGLGTEFDQEGKANDKLDTVFEKSKEHADAKEHAKATEEASDQVETFGLGVTYEHASTKEPAVSKDASPPAAEKAEKGLSSVPEVAEVEPSKKAEPELDSVAKKADQGPLDVKISDFGQMAAGLTVDAGKATELKLEAAQDLIPLSPAPQEADAFMSVESGHIKEGVKVSETEIKEKVAKPDLVHQEAVDKEESYESSGEHESLTMESLKADEGKKETSPESSLIQDEIAIKLSVEIPCAPAVSEADLVPDERADVQMEFIQQPEEESKETPDISVTPSGVAEPLPEATGAAPAEAQSEEEEIEARGEYDKLLFRSDTLQITDLGVPGVREEFVETCPGEHKGVIESVVTIEDDFITVVQTTTDEGESGSHSVRFAALEQPEVERRPSPRAEEELEVEEAAEAQAEPKEGSPEAPASPEREEVALSEYKTETYDDYKDETTIDDSIMDADSLWVDTQDDDRSIMTEQLETIPKEEKAEKEARRPSLEKHRKEKPFKTGRGRISTPERKIAKKEPSTVSRDEVRRKKAVYKKAELAKKTEVQAHSPSRKFILKPAIKYTRPTHLSCVKRKTTATGGESTQASSVFKQAKDKVSNSTLSKIPALQGSSKSPRSSSACLSTSQRASLSDSFSIQSTSAGSTDRLPYSESGNKDGVTKSPEKRSSLPRPSSILPPRRGVSGDRDENSFSLNSSISSSARRTTRSEPIRRAGKSGTSTPTTPGSTAITPGTPPSYSSRTPGTPGTPSYPRTPHTPGTPKSAILVPSEKKVAIIRTPPKSPATPKQLRLINQPLPDLKNVKSKIGSTDNIKYQPKGGQVRILSKKIDFSKVQSRCGSKDNIKHSAGGGNVQIVTKKIDLSHVTSKCGSLKNIRHRPGGGRVKIESVKLDFKEKAQAKVGSLDNAHHVPGGGNVKIDSQKLNFREHAKARVDHGAEIITQSPGRSSVASPRRLSNVSSSGSINLLESPQLATLAEDVTAALAKQGL
- the MAP2 gene encoding microtubule-associated protein 2 isoform X7, yielding MADDRKDEAKAPHWTSAQLTEASAHPHPPEIKDQGGAGEGLVRSANGFPYREDEEGAFGEHGSQSTYSDTKENGINGELTSADRETAEEVSARIVQVVTAEAVAVLKGEQEREAQQKDQPAALPLAAEETANLPPSPPPSPASEQTITVEEGLLPASKMEFHDQQELTPSPAEPLDKKDKESEKQSKPGEDLKHAALVSQPETTKISPDKKDMQGPEEEKTPLTLFGHTFGAGLEDTKQKTEPSLVVPGIGLSAEPPAPKEQKDWFIEMPMEAKKDEWGLAAPISPGPLTPMKGKDVLEDIPRWEGKQFDSPMPSPFQAGSFTLPLDVMKNEIVAEASPFAPALLQPDDKKSLEETSGPATAKDSSKAQEPHKDKPDKMAEAPAPEAITLPKDTHIPTMEEFVPGTVLGEEKGAMKLESAQKKEEDAGLPEKESVLKLEEKITISDKEAMPKESEPPKLTDGETSIIQPCMEHTLSKEEEKGHEPTTEPLKQDSFPVSLEQAATDSAVTSKTPEKVTTAPAAVHEKSAAQDLFEEKVADKDIKLEGVGAAATAELDMPFYEDKSGMSKYFETSALKDEVTKSIQPGSDYYELSDTRESVPESFETVSPVCKNGDKGLQAGKEPQPSPPAQETGYSTLAQSYPSDLPEEPSSPQERMFTIDPKVYGEKRDLHSKNKDDLTLSRSLGLGGRSAIEQRSMSINLPMSCLDSIALGFNFGRGHDLSPLASDILTNTSGSMDEGDDYLPATTPALEKAPCFPVESKEEEQSEGEKAAGQQTTQVETCESPFSAKDYYKNGTVMAPDLPEMLDLAGTRSRLASVSTDAEVARRKSVPSETVVEASVTGLPPVTDENHVIVKTDSQLEDLGYCVFNKYTVPLPSPVQDSENLSGESGSFYEGTDDKMRRDLATDLSLIEVKLAAAGRVKDEFGAEKEVSPHISGDKSGLGTEFDQEGKANDKLDTVFEKSKEHADAKEHAKATEEASDQVETFGLGVTYEHASTKEPAVSKDASPPAAEKAEKGLSSVPEVAEVEPSKKAEPELDSVAKKADQGPLDVKISDFGQMAAGLTVDAGKATELKLEAAQDLIPLSPAPQEADAFMSVESGHIKEGVKVSETEIKEKVAKPDLVHQEAVDKEESYESSGEHESLTMESLKADEGKKETSPESSLIQDEIAIKLSVEIPCAPAVSEADLVPDERADVQMEFIQQPEEESKETPDISVTPSGVAEPLPEATGAAPAEAQSEEEEIEARGEYDKLLFRSDTLQITDLGVPGVREEFVETCPGEHKGVIESVVTIEDDFITVVQTTTDEGESGSHSVRFAALEQPEVERRPSPRAEEELEVEEAAEAQAEPKEGSPEAPASPEREEVALSEYKTETYDDYKDETTIDDSIMDADSLWVDTQDDDRSIMTEQLETIPKEEKAEKEARRPSLEKHRKEKPFKTGRGRISTPERKIAKKEPSTVSRDEVRRKKAVYKKAELAKKTEVQAHSPSRKFILKPAIKYTRPTHLSCVKRKTTATGGESTQASSVFKQAKDKVSDGVTKSPEKRSSLPRPSSILPPRRGVSGDRDENSFSLNSSISSSARRTTRSEPIRRAGKSGTSTPTTPGSTAITPGTPPSYSSRTPGTPGTPSYPRTPHTPGTPKSAILVPSEKKVAIIRTPPKSPATPKQLRLINQPLPDLKNVKSKIGSTDNIKYQPKGGQVRILSKKIDFSKVQSRCGSKDNIKHSAGGGNVQIVTKKIDLSHVTSKCGSLKNIRHRPGGGRVKIESVKLDFKEKAQAKVGSLDNAHHVPGGGNVKIDSQKLNFREHAKARVDHGAEIITQSPGRSSVASPRRLSNVSSSGSINLLESPQLATLAEDVTAALAKQGL
- the MAP2 gene encoding microtubule-associated protein 2 isoform X8 codes for the protein MADDRKDEAKAPHWTSAQLTEASAHPHPPEIKDQGGAGEGLVRSANGFPYREDEEGAFGEHGSQSTYSDTKENGINGELTSADRETAEEVSARIVQVVTAEAVAVLKGEQEREAQQKDQPAALPLAAEETANLPPSPPPSPASEQTITVEEGLLPASKMEFHDQQELTPSPAEPLDKKDKESEKQSKPGEDLKHAALVSQPETTKISPDKKDMQGPEEEKTPLTLFGHTFGAGLEDTKQKTEPSLVVPGIGLSAEPPAPKEQKDWFIEMPMEAKKDEWGLAAPISPGPLTPMKGKDVLEDIPRWEGKQFDSPMPSPFQAGSFTLPLDVMKNEIVAEASPFAPALLQPDDKKSLEETSGPATAKDSSKAQEPHKDKPDKMAEAPAPEAITLPKDTHIPTMEEFVPGTVLGEEKGAMKLESAQKKEEDAGLPEKESVLKLEEKITISDKEAMPKESEPPKLTDGETSIIQPCMEHTLSKEEEKGHEPTTEPLKQDSFPVSLEQAATDSAVTSKTPEKVTTAPAAVHEKSAAQDLFEEKVADKDIKLEGVGAAATAELDMPFYEDKSGMSKYFETSALKDEVTKSIQPGSDYYELSDTRESVPESFETVSPVCKNGDKGLQAGKEPQPSPPAQETGYSTLAQSYPSDLPEEPSSPQERMFTIDPKVYGEKRDLHSKNKDDLTLSRSLGLGGRSAIEQRSMSINLPMSCLDSIALGFNFGRGHDLSPLASDILTNTSGSMDEGDDYLPATTPALEKAPCFPVESKEEEQSEGEKAAGQQTTQVETCESPFSAKDYYKNGTVMAPDLPEMLDLAGTRSRLASVSTDAEVARRKSVPSETVVEASVTGLPPVTDENHVIVKTDSQLEDLGYCVFNKYTVPLPSPVQDSENLSGESGSFYEGTDDKMRRDLATDLSLIEVKLAAAGRVKDEFGAEKEVSPHISGDKSGLGTEFDQEGKANDKLDTVFEKSKEHADAKEHAKATEEASDQVETFGLGVTYEHASTKEPAVSKDASPPAAEKAEKGLSSVPEVAEVEPSKKAEPELDSVAKKADQGPLDVKISDFGQMAAGLTVDAGKATELKLEAAQDLIPLSPAPQEADAFMSVESGHIKEGVKVSETEIKEKVAKPDLVHQEAVDKEESYESSGEHESLTMESLKADEGKKETSPESSLIQDEIAIKLSVEIPCAPAVSEADLVPDERADVQMEFIQQPEEESKETPDISVTPSGVAEPLPEATGAAPAEAQSEEEEIEARGEYDKLLFRSDTLQITDLGVPGVREEFVETCPGEHKGVIESVVTIEDDFITVVQTTTDEGESGSHSVRFAALEQPEVERRPSPRAEEELEVEEAAEAQAEPKEGSPEAPASPEREEVALSEYKTETYDDYKDETTIDDSIMDADSLWVDTQDDDRSIMTEQLETIPKEEKAEKEARRPSLEKHRKEKPFKTGRGRISTPERKIAKKEPSTVSRDEVRRKKAVYKKAELAKKTEVQAHSPSRKFILKPAIKYTRPTHLSCVKRKTTGGESTQASSVFKQAKDKVSDGVTKSPEKRSSLPRPSSILPPRRGVSGDRDENSFSLNSSISSSARRTTRSEPIRRAGKSGTSTPTTPGSTAITPGTPPSYSSRTPGTPGTPSYPRTPHTPGTPKSAILVPSEKKVAIIRTPPKSPATPKQLRLINQPLPDLKNVKSKIGSTDNIKYQPKGGQVRILSKKIDFSKVQSRCGSKDNIKHSAGGGNVQIVTKKIDLSHVTSKCGSLKNIRHRPGGGRVKIESVKLDFKEKAQAKVGSLDNAHHVPGGGNVKIDSQKLNFREHAKARVDHGAEIITQSPGRSSVASPRRLSNVSSSGSINLLESPQLATLAEDVTAALAKQGL